In Oryza sativa Japonica Group chromosome 11, ASM3414082v1, the following are encoded in one genomic region:
- the LOC4350108 gene encoding cell wall adhesin EAP1 — protein MAASPAMATLLLLLLHAVLVAAADAGAADKEAYAAGKETSAAAGSTEGKETAAAADKETSAAAGSTAGAVPDPNIFNKEAVCPKTTDEKACQQLVKVLPAEFAETKDAKGLAKLCISSVGFSAEQFTKDAITAVQECKKPDKCLDSCVQASTAVTDALKPSGAGVNTVKVPEDEWLLAIHASFSQLLRGPAGGVSRPPLCKTCCDDGSCKDAKKLNVVSVFSRMWDFLDFTDAVLDDLYPLTKTTGTKATTTAGSTADKVAYAATGSTEGKETAPAAESTVDKETSPAAEPTVDTATSAAAGPTADKNAYPAAESTADKETSPAAESTADTATSPAAGPTADKETSPAAESTADTATSTAAGSTADKETSPAAELTADTATSAAAGSTADKETSPAAESTADMATSAAARSTADKETSPAAESTADKETSVVAGSTADKNTYPAAGSAAEKETSLAAGSAPVVDTAPAAPPTTYV, from the coding sequence ATGGCCGCCTCTCCCGCAATGGCgacactcctcctcctcctcctccatgctGTCCTCGTCGCGGCAGCcgatgccggcgccgccgataAGGAGGCCTATGCGGCAGGCAAGGAGACCTCTGCGGCAGCCGGATCAACCGAAGGTAAGGAGACCGCTGCGGCGGCCGACAAGGAGACCTCTGCAGCGGCCGGATCAACCGCGGGCGCCGTCCCTGACCCCAACATCTTCAACAAGGAGGCCGTGTGCCCCAAGACGACGGACGAGAAGGCGTGCCAGCAACTGGTGAAGGTCCTGCCGGCCGAGTTTGCAGAGACGAAAGACGCCAAGGGCCTCGCCAAGCTGTGCATCTCCAGCGTCGGGTTCTCGGCGGAGCAGTTCACCAAGGACGCCATCACCGCCGTGCAGGAGTGCAAGAAGCCCGACAAGTGCCTCGACAGCTGCGTCCAGGCTAGCACCGCCGTGACCGACGCCCTGAAgccctccggcgccggcgtcaACACCGTCAAGGTCCCCGAGGACGAATGGCTCCTCGCCATCCACGCCAGCTTCTCGCAGCTGCTCCGTGGCCCCGCCGGCGGCGTGAGCCGCCCGCCTCTCTGCAAGACGTGCTGCGACGACGGCTCGTGCAAGGACGCCAAGAAGCTCAACGTCGTCTCGGTGTTCTCGCGCATGTGGGACTTCCTGGATTTCACCGATGCGGTGCTCGACGATTTGTATCCTTTGACGAAGACGACGGGGACCAAGGCCACGACGACAGCCGGATCAACCGCCGATAAGGTAGCCTATGCGGCAACAGGATCAACCGAAGGCAAGGAGACCGCTCCGGCGGCCGAATCAACTGTCGATAAGGAGACCTCTCCAGCGGCCGAACCAACCGTCGACACAGCGACCTCTGCGGCAGCCGGACCAACCGCCGACAAAAACGCCTACCCGGCGGCCGAATCAACTGCCGATAAGGAGACCTCTCCAGCGGCCGAATCAACCGCCGACACGGCAACCTCTCCGGCAGCCGGACCAACTGCCGATAAGGAGACCTCTCCAGCCGCCGAATCAACTGCCGACACGGCAACCTCTACGGCAGCCGGATCAACGGCCGATAAGGAGACCTCTCCAGCGGCCGAATTAACCGCCGACACGGCAACCTCTGCGGCAGCCGGATCAACTGCCGATAAGGAGACCTCTCCAGCGGCCGAATCAACCGCCGACATGGCGACCTCTGCGGCGGCCAGATCAACCGCCGATAAGGAGACCTCTCCAGCAGCCGAATCAACCGCCGACAAGGAGACCTCTGTGGTGGCCGGATCAACCGCCGATAAGAACACCTATCCAGCGGCCGGATCAGCCGCCGAGAAGGAGACCTCTTTGGCAGCCGGATCAGCTCCTGTCGTCGACACTGCGCCTGCGGCCCCGCCGACAACTTATGTTTAA
- the LOC136354045 gene encoding uncharacterized protein — MIISGGYSLMGYIKDIPTLKGDNYEEWKRELDLAFILGEVDWVLTTPCPIEPAEIFRGEKESDVEWQKRERDNASLIMSYDIEHAKWSSANKNCLAAVKNTIEPTILGSIPEYDTVSKYLESIKSQFTGSSKFYATQLIKQLVTERYHGGGVKDHILRMSNMASKLKQKDLGISDDFLVHLVLSSLPKNFDNLVVNYKISTENWNIEELISNCVQEEERHKETNGDSINLVKDNKEKSHRSPSSKEKQPQHLPQKQQFTVETRSVSTLQEDKTLQERSS; from the coding sequence ATGATCATCTCaggtggctactccttgatgggttacattaaagatattccgaccctgaaaggagataactacgaagaatggaaaagagaactcgaccttgcttttatcttgggagaggtggactgggtgttgactaccccatgtcctatagaacctgctGAAATTTTCAGAGGTGAAAAAGAGTCAGATGTTGAatggcaaaagagagagagggacaatgcttccctcatcatgtcgtatgacattgaGCATGCGAAATGGTCTTCAGCCAACAAGAATTGTTTGGCTGCGGTAAAGAACACGATTGAGCCAACCATATTGGGCTCAATCCCAGAGTATGACACTGTCTCTAAGTACCTCGAAAGTATAAAGAGCCAGTTTACTGGTTCTTCAAAGTTTTATGCGACACAGCTGATAAAGCAGCTTGTTACAGAGaggtaccatggaggtggtgtaAAAGACCACATTCTTAGGATGAGCAACATGGCTTCCAAATTGAAGCAAAAAGATTTGGGCATCTcagatgactttctggtccatctggttTTGTCCTCATTGCCAAAGAACTTTGACAACCTTGTTGTCAACTACAAAATAAGTACAGAGAATTGGAATATTGAAGAGCTCATCtctaattgtgtgcaagaggaggaaAGACACAAAGAGACCAATGGTGACTCCATTAACCTTGTCAAAGATAACAAGGAAAAGAGCCACAGGTCACCCtcctcaaaagaaaaacagcctCAGCATCTGCCTCAGAAACAACAGTTTACAGTTGAGACAAGATCAGTGTCTACATTGCAAGAAGACAAGACACTCCAAGAAAGATCATCCTGA
- the LOC107275648 gene encoding putative serpin-Z8 yields MDDGEAARRRRAISGGLTALAVRLADRLGAASPGRNLAFSPLSVYAALSLAAAGAAGGTLDEILAVLGAASRDDLAAFVGRTAETALADRGPESVGPRVVFASGVWCDAARPFKPAYRAAVAAEYNAEATVVDFKNKAEEARKQINAWARRATGKLIADVLPPRSVGPETAVVLGNAIYFKGKWDRPFNESDTERKPFYRHGVAAADVPYMSSRSYQRVAVHDGFKVLKLRYRSPRLLRDKRKRGGGDVGGEFTRYAMAIFLPDARDGLRGLVERMASRPGFLHEHMPAAWPVPVGEFRVPKFKVSCGGSVVGALEQLGLRLPFSPELADLSDMVEDDGSGSPLFVGDVQHKAVIEVNEEGTVAAAATMTRMPPSGVPPPPVDFVADHPFAYFIVEEMSSAVVFAGHIVDPSME; encoded by the exons ATGgatgacggcgaggcggcgcgacgTCGTCGGGCCATCTCCGGCGGCCTGACGGCGCTGGCCGTCCGCCTCGCCGACCGCCTCGGCGCCGCGAGCCCCGGCCGCAACCTGGCCTTCTCCCCGCTCTCCGTCTATGCGgcgctctccctcgccgccgccggcgcggccggcggcaccCTCGACGAGATCCTCGCCGTGCTCGGCGCCGCGTCGCGCGACGACCTGGCGGCGTTCGTCGGCCGCACGGCCGAGACGGCGCTCGCCGACAGGGGCCCGGAGTCCGTCGGGCCGCGCGTCGTGTTCGCGTCCGGCGTCTGGTGCGACGCCGCGCGCCCGTTCAAGCCCGCctaccgcgccgccgtcgccgccgagtacAACGCCGAGGCCACCGTCGTCGACTTCAAGAACAAG GCAGAGGAAGCGAGGAAGCAGATCAacgcgtgggcgcggcgggcgacggggAAGCTCATCGCCGACGTCCTACCGCCGAGATCCGTCGGCCCGGagaccgccgtcgtgctcgGCAACGCCATCTACTTCAAGGGCAAGTGGGATCGTCCCTTCAATGAGAGCGACACGGAGAGGAAGCCATTCTACCGCCacggcgtcgccgctgccgacgtGCCGTACATGTCGAGCCGTTCCTACCAGCGCGTCGCCGTCCACGACGGCTTCAAGGTGCTCAAGCTCCGCTACCGATCGCCGCGACTCCTCCGCGACAAGCgcaagcgcggcggcggcgacgtcggcggcgagttCACGCGGTACGCCATGGCCATCTTCCTCCCCGACGCGCGCGACGGCCTGCGCGGCCTCGTGGAGAGGATGGCGTCGCGGCCGGGATTCCTGCACGAGCACATGCCGGCGGCGTGGCCGGTGCCCGTCGGCGAGTTCAGGGTGCCCAAGTTCAAGGTGTCatgcggcggcagcgtcgtCGGCGCCCTCGAGCAGCTGGGCCTCCGGCTGCCGTtctcgccggagctcgccgaccTGTCCGACATGGTGGAGGACGACGGCTCCGGCTCGCCGTTGTTCGTCGGCGACGTCCAGCACAAGGCGGTGATCGAGGTGAACGAGGAAGGAACCgtggctgccgccgccaccatgacACGGATGCCTCCTTCcggtgtgccgccgccgccggtggactTCGTCGCCGACCATCCGTTCGCCTACTTCATCGTGGAGGAGATGTCAAGTGCGGTCGTCTTCGCCGGACACATCGTCGACCCGTCGATGGAATGA
- the LOC4350109 gene encoding disease resistance protein RPM1 yields MAEAALLALSKIGSYAAIEATMVAKSKISNLMELSATVQRIRRQFLMMNFFIRKMGASYLSDELLKGWIAEVRMLAYRVEDVLDSFFYHSIQFKKDKFLNKIVKGSHYAVVFNGIADELIQIEKDIEHVSKLKDMWVHPVSQLIPTQVTVSEQRFPLYNFPQLMKDEDLVGMDNYRQHLKQLLGPKIPALGVISLWGMGGMGKTTLVINVYEHHKEEFDINVWLTVSQAFTVEALLRKLLLEIRTCKLAMADGLVNQRQQASNDIDNLGVSQLKRELQEALTQKRYLVVFDDVWDRRAYDGIHDVFVDCRNGSRIVITTRRGDVAALAHKGCQLKLNPLELKDALLLFCKKAFPNSNDLEYPLKLQELATDIAKKSKDSSLTECPSELKELATDIAKKCKGLPLVNYSQLKDLAHDIVKKCDELLLEKLPSERHDLATNIVNKCKLFPLAKCSSELQKIAVEIVKKCGGLPLAIASIGSLLSARMQLECVWKQIYDQLPCELEKDDQVRGVLTLSYYDLPGELRNCFLYCSMFPEDYLLSREVLVKLWIAEGFVVKNGDSTLEEVAEGYLMELVHRNMLQLVHNDELGRVRICRMHDILRELALSISKAELFGTANNFSEMVQMNTNVRRLSACRWKQTKHDVSKIKFPHLRTMIALESFTDFVPSMLSESKHLTVLELQDSVIDEVPPSIGDLFNLRYIGLRNTAVKCLPDSIEKLVNLQTLNAKSTKIEKLPGGIVKLYKLRHLLADRLSDETRMEFRYFCGVEAPKGLSRLEELQTLETVEASKDLGGQLEKMIQLRNLWIDNIKYEHCTELFASLSKMPLLYSLLLCASDEKEKLNIENLIPTSTMLQKLIIRGCTAERTLDCPMFQDYGGNLKYLALSGCHLENDPFEALASCVPNLTYLSLNKVHSNSAQTLVLPALSFPLLKTLVLRNMSDVNVLKIEDDALPCIEGLYIVSLSNLKSVPEGIECLSSLKKLTLLGLHNGFKAEWKMNQMHEKMKHVTELRVE; encoded by the coding sequence ATGGCGGAAGCTGCACTACTTGCTCTCTCAAAGATTGGTTCTTATGCAGCAATTGAAGCGACCATGGTTGCTAAATCCAAAATTTCTAATCTAATGGAGCTCTCAGCTACTGTGCAACGGATACGGAGGCAATTTTTGATGATGAACTTCTTTATACGGAAAATGGGTGCCTCTTACCTCAGCGATGAGCTCCTCAAGGGATGGATCGCAGAGGTGCGAATGCTGGCGTACCGTGTTGAGGATGTATTGGACAGCTTTTTCTACCATTCTATTCAATTCAAGAAAGATAAGTTCCTGAATAAGATTGTTAAGGGATCGCACTATGCTGTTGTTTTTAATGGAATTGCTGATGAGTTAATTCAAATAGAGAAGGATATTGAGCATGTTTCAAAGTTGAAGGACATGTGGGTGCACCCGGTCAGTCAGCTTATTCCTACTCAAGTCACCGTCTCTGAACAGCGATTTCCTCTGTACAATTTTCCCCAACTTATGAAAGATGAGGATCTTGTTGGGATGGACAACTACAGGCAACACTTAAAGCAATTACTCGGTCCCAAAATTCCAGCTCTCGGGGTGATATCTCTGTGGGGTATGGGTGGCATGGGAAAGACTACATTGGTCATTAATGTATATGAACATCATAAGGAGGAATTTGACATTAATGTGTGGCTCACTGTCTCTCAAGCATTTACTGTGGAGGCTTTGCTAAGAAAGCTATTATTGGAGATTCGTACCTGCAAACTCGCAATGGCTGATGGTCTTGTCAACCAGAGGCAGCAAGCTTCAAATGATATTGACAATTTGGGTGTTTCACAATTGAAGAGAGAGTTGCAGGAAGCACTGACACAAAAGAGATATTTGGTTGTATTTGATGATGTATGGGACCGTCGAGCTTATGATGGAATTCATGACGTGTTTGTGGATTGCAGGAATGGAAGTCGCATTGTGATCACGACAAGGAGAGGGGATGTGGCTGCTCTAGCTCACAAGGGTTGCCAGCTCAAACTTAATCCGTTAGAATTGAAGGATGCACTCCTTCTGTTCTGTAAAAAGGCATTTCCTAATAGCAATGACCTTGAGTACCCATTAAAGCTGCAGGAACTAGCCACAGACATTGCTAAGAAAAGCAAAGATTCATCCCTGACAGAGTGCCCATCGGAGCTAAAGGAGCTAGCTACTGATATTGCAAAGAAATGCAAGGGCTTGCCACTGGTGAATTACTCGCAACTTAAGGATCTAGCTCACGACATTGTAAAGAAATGTGATGAGTTATTGCTGGAAAAGTTGCCATCTGAGCGTCACGATCTAGCTACTAATATTGTAAATAAATGTAAGCTCTTTCCACTGGCGAAGTGCTCATCAGAGTTGCAGAAGATAGCTGTTGAGATTGTAAAGAAATGTGGGGGCCTTCCACTTGCAATTGCATCAATAGGTAGCTTGTTGTCTGCAAGGATGCAATTAGAGTGTGTGTGGAAGCAGATTTATGATCAACTTCCATGTGAGCTAGAGAAGGATGATCAGGTCCGAGGAGTTCTAACTTTGAGCTATTATGACTTGCCTGGAGAGCTCAGAAATTGTTTTTTGTACTGCAGCATGTTCCCAGAAGATTACCTTTTATCAAGGGAGGTTCTTGTGAAGCTATGGATTGCAGAAGGTTTTGTGGTAAAAAATGGGGACAGCACTCTGGAGGAGGTGGCAGAGGGATATCTCATGGAGCTGGTTCATCGAAACATGCTTCAACTTGTGCATAATGATGAGCTTGGCAGGGTTAGAATATGCAGGATGCATGACATTTTGAGAGAGTTGGCTCTTTCTATCTCCAAAGCAGAGTTGTTTGGTACCGCAAACAATTTTAGTGAAATGGTGCAGATGAACACAAATGTGCGTCGCCTGTCAGCATGTAGATGGAAGCAGACAAAACATGATGTATCAAAGATAAAATTCCCACATCTTCGAACCATGATCGCACTTGAATCATTTACGGACTTTGTACCATCAATGTTATCTGAATCTAAGCATCTTACTGTCCTTGAGCTCCAAGACTCAGTAATCGATGAAGTCCCACCATCTATAGGGGATCTTTTTAACTTGAGGTATATTGGCCTAAGGAACACAGCAGTAAAATGTCTACCGGACTCTATAGAGAAGCTCGTGAATCTTCAAACTCTTAATGCTAAGTCAACCAAGATAGAAAAATTACCTGGTGGGATTGTGAAGCTCTACAAGTTAAGACACCTACTGGCTGACAGATTAAGTGATGAGACAAGGATGGAATTCCGATATTTCTGTGGAGTGGAAGCACCAAAAGGGTTGTCAAGGTTAGAAGAACTGCAGACACTTGAGACTGTAGAAGCTAGCAAGGATTTGGGGGGGCAGCTCGAGAAAATGATCCAATTAAGAAACCTCTGGATTGACAATATAAAATATGAGCACTGCACAGAGCTGTTTGCTTCCTTGTCTAAGATGCCGCTTCTTTATAGCTTGCTTCTGTGTGCAAGTGATGAAAAAGAGAAGCTTAACATTGAAAATCTCATACCGACATCCACAATGCTCCAAAAGCTAATTATCAGAGGATGCACTGCTGAGAGGACACTTGATTGCCCGATGTTTCAGGACTATGGAGGAAACCTAAAGTACCTAGCTCTAAGTGGGTGTCACCTTGAGAACGATCCATTTGAAGCACTCGCGTCGTGCGTGCCAAACCTGACTTATTTGAGTCTTAACAAGGTTCATAGCAATAGTGCACAAACTTTGGTTCTTCCTGCACTGTCCTTTCCACTGCTGAAGACGCTTGTCTTGAGGAACATGTCTGATGTCAATGTTCtgaaaattgaagatgatgccCTTCCATGTATCGAAGGTTTATACATTGTGTCACTGTCAAATCTGAAGAGCGTCCCTGAAGGCATTGAATGCCTTAGCTCCCTTAAGAAACTCACCCTTCTAGGCTTGCACAATGGATTCAAAGCTGAATGGAAGATGAACCAAATGCACGAGAAGATGAAGCATGTTACTGAGCTTCGTGTAGAGTGA
- the LOC4350110 gene encoding putative cysteine-rich receptor-like protein kinase 12 isoform X1, translated as MEIPTTELPSQFLREITDEFSDERKVGEGAFGIVYKGMLKDGTEIAVKKLRETSPIHDNQFKNEVGSLMKVNHRNIVKLIGYCYEIQKKVVEHNGKYILTEAVEKLLCYEYISNGSLDKHLFGESSRLDWHTRFNIIKGVCEGLHFLHKGSERPIIHLDIKPGNILLDDNMVPKIADFGLSRLLGEEQTRVCTQNVMGAIGYMAPEYLYRGEISTQSDIYSLGLLIIEITTGEKNFPNREDIIAKNFIENVRRNWTNMVHISLKYPLLDTNCLQQVKTCIEIGLSCVQTNRKDRPSIGEIVNMLS; from the exons ATGGAAATACCAACAACCGAGCTACCATCACAATTTCTGAGGGAAATCACTGATGAGTTCTCTGATGAGCGAAAAGTTGGTGAAGGTGCATTTGGAATAGTGTATAAG GGAATGCTTAAAGATGGGACAGAAATTGCTGTGAAGAAGCTTCGGGAAACATCACCGATTCATGACAATCAATTTAAAAATGAGGTTGGGAGTCTTATGAAGGTCAATCACAGAAATATAGTCAAGTTAATTGGCTACTGTTATGAAATACAAAAGAAGGTGGTGGAGCATAATGGAAAATATATTCTTACAGAGGCAGTAGAAAAACTGCTGTGCTATGAATATATATCTAATGGAAGCCTTGACAAACATCTTTTCG GTGAATCAAGTCGACTTGATTGGCACACACGCTTCAATATAATTAAGGGGGTTTGTGAGGGTTTGCATTTCCTACACAAAGGATCAGAAAGACCTATTATTCATTTGGATATTAAACCTGGTAACATACTGTTGGATGACAATATGGTGCCAAAAATTGCTGATTTTGGTCTATCAAGGCTCTTGGGTGAAGAACAAACCAGAGTTTGCACACAAAATGTCATGGGAGCAAT AGGATACATGGCACCGGAATATTTATATCGAGGTGAAATCTCCACTCAATCAGATATATACAGTTTAGGTCTTCTAATTATCGAGATCACAACAGGGGAGAAAAACTTCCCCAATAGAGAGGACATCATTGCTAAGAACTTCATTGAGAAT GTACGCCGAAATTGGACCAATATGGTGCATATATCACTGAAGTACCCATTGTTAGACACAAATTGCCTCCAGCAGGTAAAGACATGCATTGAAATTGGACTCAGCTGTGTTCAGACCAACCGGAAGGACAGGCCTTCTATAGGGGAAATTGTCAATATGCTCAGTTGA
- the LOC4350110 gene encoding putative cysteine-rich receptor-like protein kinase 12 (The RefSeq protein has 5 substitutions compared to this genomic sequence) has translation MLKDGTEIAAKKLRETSPIHDNQFKNEVGSLMKVNHRNIVKLIGYCYEIQKKVVEHNGKYILTEAVEKLLCYEYISNGSLDKHLFGESSRLDWHTRFNIIKGVCEGLHFLHKGSERPIIHLDIKPSNILLDDNMVPKIADFGLSRLLGEEQTRVCTQNVMGAIGYMAPEYLYRGEISTQSDIYSLGLLIIEITTGEKNFPNREDIIAKNFIENVRRNRTNIVHISLKYPSLDTNCLQQVKTCIEIGLSCVQTNRKDRPSIGEIVNMLS, from the exons ATGCTTAAAGATGGGACAGAAATTGCTGTGAAGAAGCTTCGGGAAACATCACCGATTCATGACAATCAATTTAAAAATGAGGTTGGGAGTCTTATGAAGGTCAATCACAGAAATATAGTCAAGTTAATTGGCTACTGTTATGAAATACAAAAGAAGGTGGTGGAGCATAATGGAAAATATATTCTTACAGAGGCAGTAGAAAAACTGCTGTGCTATGAATATATATCTAATGGAAGCCTTGACAAACATCTTTTCG GTGAATCAAGTCGACTTGATTGGCACACACGCTTCAATATAATTAAGGGGGTTTGTGAGGGTTTGCATTTCCTACACAAAGGATCAGAAAGACCTATTATTCATTTGGATATTAAACCTGGTAACATACTGTTGGATGACAATATGGTGCCAAAAATTGCTGATTTTGGTCTATCAAGGCTCTTGGGTGAAGAACAAACCAGAGTTTGCACACAAAATGTCATGGGAGCAAT AGGATACATGGCACCGGAATATTTATATCGAGGTGAAATCTCCACTCAATCAGATATATACAGTTTAGGTCTTCTAATTATCGAGATCACAACAGGGGAGAAAAACTTCCCCAATAGAGAGGACATCATTGCTAAGAACTTCATTGAGAAT GTACGCCGAAATTGGACCAATATGGTGCATATATCACTGAAGTACCCATTGTTAGACACAAATTGCCTCCAGCAGGTAAAGACATGCATTGAAATTGGACTCAGCTGTGTTCAGACCAACCGGAAGGACAGGCCTTCTATAGGGGAAATTGTCAATATGCTCAGTTGA